One Candidatus Aminicenantes bacterium DNA segment encodes these proteins:
- a CDS encoding acyl carrier protein, with protein MADELKDVVLKYVIAEYSEEGSDPISFDTPLISGGIVDSFSMVSLKRFLENKYKISIPDDQATPEAFDTVDKIAVLVRRFTQA; from the coding sequence ATGGCCGATGAACTGAAGGACGTCGTCCTCAAGTACGTCATCGCGGAGTACTCGGAGGAAGGCAGCGACCCGATCAGCTTCGACACCCCCCTCATCTCGGGCGGGATCGTCGACTCGTTCTCCATGGTCTCGTTGAAGCGGTTCCTGGAAAACAAGTATAAGATCAGCATCCCCGATGATCAGGCCACCCCCGAGGCCTTCGACACGGTCGACAAGATCGCCGTCCTGGTCCGGCGCTTCACCCAGGCCTGA
- a CDS encoding glycine C-acetyltransferase gives MSYSEKTRGLYQSVIQGMKDAGLLKQERYIHSPQAAEIEVEFPSGSALKKVINMCANNYLGLSSHPEVVKAAHAGLDSRGYGMSSVRFICGTQDIHRELEQVTTKFLGTEDTILFPSCMDANAGVFEAILTKDDVMISDRLVHASLIDGIRLCSAMQDTFKHSDMAHLEQKLEMHQDRRLRLVITDGVFSMDGDTAKMDEMVALCEKYDAMLLVDDSHSSGFIGKTGRGTHEKYGVVGKIDVITTTFGKALGGATGGCVSGRKELVEMCRQKARPYLFSNTIAPVVVEGILKVFEILNASTERRDKLERNAAYWRKGLQEAGFVLKEGDTPIVPVMLFNAKLAQDFSRALYEDGVYAVGFFFPVVPQSQARIRTQLSAGHEIHHLDKALDAFVKAGKKFEILGKTRQEIIDRFGM, from the coding sequence ATGTCTTACAGCGAAAAAACCCGCGGTCTCTACCAGAGCGTCATTCAGGGCATGAAGGATGCCGGCCTGCTCAAGCAGGAGCGCTATATCCATTCGCCCCAGGCCGCCGAGATCGAAGTCGAGTTCCCTTCGGGCTCGGCCCTGAAGAAAGTCATCAACATGTGCGCCAACAACTACCTCGGGCTGTCCAGCCATCCCGAGGTCGTCAAGGCCGCCCACGCCGGCCTGGATTCGCGCGGCTACGGCATGTCCTCGGTCCGCTTCATTTGCGGCACGCAGGACATCCACCGCGAGCTGGAGCAGGTCACGACCAAGTTTCTGGGAACCGAGGACACCATCCTCTTCCCCTCCTGCATGGACGCCAACGCCGGCGTCTTCGAGGCTATCCTGACCAAGGACGACGTCATGATCTCGGACCGCCTGGTCCACGCCTCGCTCATCGACGGCATTCGTCTCTGCAGCGCCATGCAGGACACCTTCAAGCATTCCGACATGGCCCACCTGGAGCAGAAGCTGGAGATGCACCAGGACCGCCGGCTGCGGCTGGTCATCACCGACGGCGTCTTCTCGATGGACGGCGACACGGCCAAGATGGACGAGATGGTCGCCCTGTGCGAGAAGTACGACGCCATGCTGCTGGTGGACGACTCGCACTCCTCGGGCTTCATCGGCAAGACCGGCCGCGGCACCCACGAGAAGTACGGTGTGGTGGGCAAGATCGACGTCATCACCACGACCTTCGGCAAGGCCCTCGGCGGGGCGACCGGCGGCTGCGTCTCCGGGCGCAAGGAGCTGGTCGAGATGTGCCGCCAGAAGGCCCGGCCTTACCTCTTCTCCAACACCATCGCCCCGGTCGTCGTCGAGGGCATCCTGAAGGTCTTCGAGATCCTCAACGCCTCAACCGAGCGCCGCGACAAGCTCGAGCGCAACGCCGCCTACTGGCGGAAGGGCCTGCAGGAAGCGGGGTTCGTCCTCAAGGAAGGCGACACCCCGATCGTCCCGGTCATGCTCTTCAACGCCAAGCTGGCCCAGGATTTCTCCCGGGCCCTCTACGAGGACGGCGTCTACGCCGTGGGCTTCTTCTTTCCTGTCGTCCCCCAGAGCCAGGCCCGCATCCGGACTCAGCTTTCGGCCGGACACGAGATCCACCACTTGGACAAGGCCCTGGACGCTTTCGTCAAGGCCGGCAAGAAGTTCGAGATCCTGGGCAAGACGCGCCAGGAGATCATCGACCGCTTCGGGATGTGA
- a CDS encoding acetate uptake transporter: MENKLANPAPLGLMGFGMTTVLLNIHNAGFFPVSAMILAMGIFYGGLAQVIAGIMEFRKGNTFGTTAFTSYGMFWLTLVAIWVIPGTNAPNGGATPVPFMGCYLFMWGLFTCFMWFGTFKKNRALQFVFLSLTILFFLLAARDFLGSPAIGRIAGFEGIICGLSAIYLAMAEVLNEAKGRIVLPICEIRKG, translated from the coding sequence ATGGAGAACAAGCTAGCCAACCCCGCGCCGCTCGGCCTGATGGGCTTCGGGATGACCACCGTCCTCCTGAACATCCACAACGCCGGGTTCTTCCCCGTCAGCGCCATGATCCTGGCCATGGGCATCTTCTACGGCGGCCTGGCCCAGGTCATCGCCGGCATCATGGAGTTCCGCAAGGGCAACACCTTCGGCACGACCGCGTTCACGTCCTACGGCATGTTCTGGCTGACCCTGGTCGCCATCTGGGTCATCCCAGGGACCAACGCCCCCAACGGCGGCGCCACCCCGGTGCCGTTCATGGGCTGTTACCTGTTCATGTGGGGGCTGTTCACCTGCTTCATGTGGTTCGGCACCTTCAAGAAGAACCGGGCTCTCCAGTTCGTCTTCCTCAGCCTGACCATTCTCTTCTTCCTGCTGGCCGCCCGCGACTTTCTGGGCTCCCCCGCCATCGGGCGGATCGCCGGCTTCGAGGGGATCATCTGCGGCCTGTCGGCCATCTACCTGGCCATGGCCGAGGTCCTGAATGAAGCCAAAGGCCGGATCGTCCTGCCGATCTGCGAGATCAGGAAGGGCTGA
- the speE gene encoding polyamine aminopropyltransferase has translation MKEARENQTPWHGIFFKVDRTLYQGRSKFQKIELIRNKAFGRVLLLDGLVQTTDADEFFYHEMLVHPALTLHRRPLDVLIIGGGDGGALREVLRHPVRKAWLCEIDGQVIDVCKRFYPWLRKDFADPRAELTVADGNAFIRSTRDRFDVILVDSSDPVGPSTVLHEKTFYAALKAILKPGGIIAAQAGALLYHQAQHRAKYRFLKAMFKHAAFYTCPVPTYPGGTWCFVYLSDDVAPLGPRRKKPVPRLRYYNPEIHEAAFALPNFFRKALGLGG, from the coding sequence ATGAAGGAAGCGCGCGAGAATCAAACTCCCTGGCACGGGATTTTCTTCAAAGTGGACCGGACCCTGTACCAGGGCCGATCGAAGTTCCAGAAGATCGAGCTCATCCGCAATAAAGCATTCGGCCGCGTTCTCCTGCTCGACGGTCTCGTCCAGACGACGGACGCGGACGAATTTTTCTACCACGAGATGCTCGTTCACCCGGCCCTGACCCTCCACCGCCGGCCGCTCGACGTCCTGATCATCGGCGGCGGCGACGGCGGAGCCTTGCGCGAGGTTCTTCGCCATCCCGTCCGCAAGGCCTGGCTATGCGAGATCGACGGCCAGGTGATCGATGTCTGCAAACGGTTCTATCCCTGGCTGCGAAAGGATTTCGCCGATCCCCGCGCGGAGCTAACGGTGGCCGACGGCAACGCCTTCATCCGCTCGACCCGGGACCGCTTCGACGTCATTCTGGTCGATTCTTCCGACCCGGTCGGGCCGTCCACGGTTCTGCACGAGAAAACATTCTACGCCGCCTTGAAGGCCATCCTGAAGCCGGGCGGGATCATCGCGGCCCAAGCTGGCGCGCTGCTCTATCACCAGGCTCAGCATAGGGCCAAGTATCGATTCCTGAAAGCCATGTTCAAGCACGCGGCCTTCTATACCTGCCCCGTCCCGACTTACCCCGGCGGGACATGGTGCTTCGTCTATCTCTCGGATGACGTGGCGCCGCTCGGGCCTCGACGCAAGAAACCCGTCCCGCGGCTCCGGTACTACAACCCGGAAATACACGAAGCCGCCTTCGCCCTGCCCAATTTCTTCCGCAAGGCCTTGGGTCTGGGCGGCTGA
- a CDS encoding DUF1028 domain-containing protein has protein sequence MPLPLFFAALLLAPSQAGPAPAVRPAHTFSIVARDKATGEMGVAVQSHWFSVGSSVPWAEAGVGAVATQSFVEASYGPLGLDLMRAGKSAAEALAGLIRTDADEAVRQVGMVDATGRAAAHTGRKCIAAAGQFVGDGFTCQANMMLKPTVWRAMADAFQSGKGELADRLMAALEAAQREGGDIRGRQSAALIVVKAKASGAPWKDRVYDLRVEDAADPIGELKRLLRLAKAYNHMNEGDARLTAGKTDEAMKEYSLGMGIYPDNPEMIFWPAVTLAATGKVADSLPLFRRVFAIDSNWMELLRRLPAVGQFPADPALMKRVLAVGPVK, from the coding sequence ATGCCTCTGCCGCTTTTTTTCGCCGCTCTTCTCCTGGCCCCGTCGCAAGCGGGCCCGGCCCCTGCCGTCCGCCCGGCCCACACCTTTTCGATCGTCGCCCGGGACAAGGCGACCGGCGAGATGGGAGTCGCCGTTCAATCGCATTGGTTCTCGGTCGGATCATCCGTGCCTTGGGCCGAAGCGGGTGTCGGAGCCGTGGCCACCCAGTCTTTCGTCGAGGCCTCTTACGGACCTCTCGGGTTAGACCTGATGCGAGCCGGCAAATCGGCGGCCGAAGCGCTGGCCGGGCTCATTCGAACGGATGCGGACGAAGCCGTCCGGCAGGTCGGCATGGTGGATGCGACCGGCCGTGCGGCAGCCCATACCGGGCGCAAGTGCATTGCCGCGGCGGGCCAATTCGTCGGCGACGGCTTCACCTGCCAGGCCAACATGATGCTGAAGCCGACGGTCTGGAGGGCCATGGCCGACGCGTTTCAGTCCGGCAAGGGCGAGCTGGCGGACCGGCTGATGGCGGCCCTGGAAGCGGCCCAGCGCGAAGGCGGCGACATTCGCGGCCGGCAGTCGGCCGCCCTGATCGTCGTCAAGGCGAAGGCCAGCGGAGCGCCCTGGAAGGATCGCGTCTACGATCTCCGGGTCGAAGACGCAGCCGACCCGATCGGCGAGCTCAAGCGCCTCCTGCGGCTGGCCAAGGCCTACAACCACATGAACGAGGGCGACGCCCGGCTGACCGCCGGCAAGACGGACGAAGCCATGAAGGAATACAGCCTCGGCATGGGGATCTATCCCGACAACCCGGAGATGATCTTCTGGCCGGCCGTAACCTTGGCGGCGACGGGCAAGGTCGCGGACAGCCTGCCGCTCTTCCGCCGCGTCTTCGCCATCGATTCGAACTGGATGGAGTTGCTGCGGCGGCTTCCCGCGGTCGGCCAATTCCCGGCCGATCCGGCCTTGATGAAGCGGGTCCTGGCGGTCGGGCCGGTTAAATGA
- a CDS encoding nucleoside monophosphate kinase, whose product MGDFWHGQGLAGRRCRHFDFGARLRAEAGTGALLDPVEIEIVRRTLRSGALLEDAEFPIALKILAGFVREQALGGKDILILNGLPRHAGQAERLERVVEIRAVVKLEASPQVIVTRIRADTGGDRAGRADDDPGAVAARLRLYDVRTAPLEDYYRKRGAAVLGLAIEDRTTAAEIAERFSPQLNTLFGEEAALRPRPRLGPEAGGRRLS is encoded by the coding sequence TTGGGGGATTTCTGGCACGGCCAGGGCTTGGCCGGCCGCCGCTGCCGTCATTTCGATTTCGGAGCCCGGCTGCGGGCCGAGGCAGGCACGGGGGCGCTCCTCGATCCCGTCGAGATCGAGATCGTTCGGCGGACCCTTCGATCCGGAGCTCTCCTCGAAGACGCCGAATTCCCGATCGCTCTGAAGATTCTGGCCGGATTCGTTCGCGAGCAGGCCCTCGGCGGCAAGGACATCCTGATCCTCAACGGCCTGCCGCGCCATGCCGGACAGGCCGAGAGATTGGAAAGAGTCGTCGAGATCCGAGCCGTCGTCAAGCTCGAAGCTTCGCCGCAGGTCATCGTGACCCGAATCCGCGCCGATACCGGCGGGGACAGGGCCGGCCGGGCCGATGACGACCCGGGGGCCGTGGCCGCCCGCTTGAGGTTGTATGACGTCCGGACGGCGCCGCTGGAAGACTATTATCGGAAGAGGGGCGCGGCGGTTCTGGGGCTGGCGATCGAGGACCGGACCACGGCCGCGGAAATAGCCGAAAGGTTTTCGCCGCAGCTGAACACCCTGTTTGGCGAAGAAGCCGCGCTCCGCCCCCGTCCCCGGCTGGGACCCGAGGCGGGAGGCCGTCGGCTAAGCTGA
- a CDS encoding ABC transporter substrate-binding protein, producing the protein MHRSRSFVLAAALAVIVPCAVAADRTADAATHPSLSGQSGTRVVRDNLDRSVAIPARVRRVLSLQPEITRLIVALGAGENLVGIDHFLRSNDPLFPIVFPAAANLPIVSRADYNVNLETVARLAPDVIFAAPEDQRIVRALEDKTGIPTVALASLGRFDRLRGEIRMLGEILGRSGRADEILRLYDDVLDPIRKKTSGLPPDARPRIYLAFWGEKTRTPVAYEPVDAAGGTNVAANLLPSFLGTLIASVGIERILAWDPDLILVQGNYPPSQRRVTTESFRADPRFRSIRAVRQGRVRYTFGFWNWWDPAEALVETAYLAALFHPDLFPDFSLEKSGNAVFRAVYGRDGLFSALSDVLGCREWVHAR; encoded by the coding sequence ATGCACCGCTCCCGAAGCTTCGTCCTCGCCGCCGCGCTCGCCGTTATCGTCCCCTGCGCCGTTGCGGCGGACCGAACCGCGGACGCCGCGACCCACCCGAGCCTCTCCGGACAATCCGGGACGCGTGTCGTGCGGGACAACCTGGATCGGTCCGTAGCGATCCCGGCCCGGGTCCGGAGGGTCCTTTCCCTGCAGCCCGAGATCACACGCCTGATCGTGGCGCTCGGCGCCGGGGAAAACCTGGTCGGCATCGATCATTTCCTCCGCTCCAACGATCCTCTTTTTCCCATCGTCTTCCCGGCCGCCGCAAACCTACCGATTGTTTCCCGGGCCGACTATAACGTCAATTTGGAGACGGTGGCCCGTCTGGCTCCCGACGTGATCTTCGCGGCGCCCGAAGATCAACGCATCGTCCGGGCCTTAGAAGACAAAACGGGGATCCCCACCGTCGCCCTTGCCTCGCTCGGCCGCTTCGACCGGCTACGGGGCGAGATCCGGATGCTGGGGGAAATCCTCGGCCGGAGCGGCCGGGCGGATGAAATCCTGCGGCTCTACGACGACGTCCTCGATCCGATACGAAAGAAGACCTCCGGCCTGCCGCCGGATGCGAGGCCCCGCATCTATCTGGCGTTCTGGGGCGAAAAGACCCGCACCCCGGTCGCCTACGAGCCCGTGGACGCGGCCGGGGGGACGAACGTGGCCGCAAACCTTCTGCCCTCATTTTTGGGAACGCTGATCGCCAGCGTCGGCATCGAACGAATCCTGGCCTGGGATCCCGACCTCATCCTCGTTCAGGGGAACTATCCGCCCTCCCAGCGCCGCGTAACCACCGAAAGCTTTCGGGCCGACCCTCGATTCCGCTCCATCCGGGCCGTCCGCCAAGGGCGCGTCCGTTACACCTTCGGCTTCTGGAACTGGTGGGATCCGGCCGAAGCCTTGGTCGAAACGGCCTATCTGGCCGCTCTCTTTCATCCCGATCTGTTCCCCGATTTCAGCCTGGAGAAGTCGGGCAACGCCGTCTTTCGCGCCGTTTACGGCCGGGACGGGCTTTTCTCCGCCCTGTCCGACGTCCTCGGCTGCCGGGAATGGGTTCATGCGCGATAG
- a CDS encoding SpoIID/LytB domain-containing protein — protein MRRILTDHHKSVFLVFVLLYFFAGRPAEFGEENLFFQGYPMAKPVIRIALGVNIEDILVKSSSGMKIYQVDGAYKLLAEDASQAHIQGQQAKLSEKFLVQVAQFRKKEEAEGAARAIRSQIAQRVAVSQDSEAAGEPAYFVRIGDFLTRGDALAFIKRAASLGFVEAWIVREEVSETENHPHWVQVNGHLINLNADAALYFIPGSSESFLSYKGRTYRGILVLRGSRKGLILINILNMEDYLKGVVPGELPPSFFTEIEAQKAQAVAARTYALKNLGQFNDLGFDLYATPVSQVYLGLSAEQALSTRAVEQTRGLAAVYDGKLINALYMSTCGGATENVEAMFEGGPMPYLKSTPCIQNDEEGWTIKTPTVFPALIVDNADVSASVAALTSLGVLGWEMDAGWWKAPATTVEAWGWMTKAAALLGKKPGRAPSESASLDFPMLAAQLVTAFDWNDRVDNLTVPGEADRALQSVPNLTAKERSALAYFLSAGLASVSERWTDRGRGVSRAQAAYLIHKVLATYKDFYRQGSVHEMRANTLVLHTDGGDKSLEVVPGAVLFRETGGAVSAVSSLDLLAGDIVRWIETDGKIRLLQIVQAPSSAVLDATSPFHRWQVRLTRQELQERVNLFYPVGRLIDLLPLKRGESKRIVELSLVGQESQIKIRGLRIRQVLNLRDNLFVIDREYGPDGSISHFVFSGKGWGHGVGLCQIGAFRMAQKGSSCEDILGKYYRGISLRTMY, from the coding sequence ATGCGAAGAATCCTGACCGATCACCATAAATCCGTCTTTCTCGTGTTCGTCCTGCTCTATTTCTTCGCCGGAAGGCCGGCGGAATTCGGCGAAGAAAACCTCTTTTTCCAGGGGTATCCCATGGCCAAGCCGGTCATCCGGATCGCCCTCGGCGTCAACATCGAGGACATCCTCGTCAAGTCGTCCTCGGGGATGAAGATCTATCAGGTCGACGGCGCCTACAAGCTTTTGGCCGAAGATGCCTCCCAGGCCCACATCCAGGGCCAGCAGGCCAAGCTAAGCGAAAAATTCCTTGTCCAGGTTGCCCAATTTCGAAAAAAAGAAGAGGCCGAAGGAGCCGCCCGGGCCATCCGTTCCCAGATTGCCCAAAGGGTCGCCGTGAGCCAGGATTCCGAAGCCGCGGGAGAGCCGGCTTATTTCGTCCGGATCGGCGACTTTCTGACTAGGGGCGACGCCCTGGCCTTCATCAAAAGAGCTGCAAGCCTGGGGTTCGTCGAGGCCTGGATCGTCCGCGAAGAGGTTTCCGAAACCGAGAACCACCCCCACTGGGTCCAAGTCAACGGCCATCTCATCAACCTCAATGCCGATGCCGCCCTCTACTTCATTCCGGGTTCAAGCGAGAGCTTTCTCAGCTACAAGGGGCGAACCTACCGCGGCATCCTGGTCCTGCGGGGAAGCCGCAAAGGGCTGATCTTGATCAATATCCTCAATATGGAGGATTACCTGAAAGGGGTCGTCCCCGGCGAGCTTCCGCCGTCCTTCTTCACCGAGATCGAAGCTCAAAAAGCCCAGGCCGTGGCCGCGCGCACGTATGCGCTGAAGAACCTGGGCCAGTTCAACGATCTCGGGTTCGATCTATATGCGACGCCCGTCTCCCAGGTCTATCTGGGCTTGAGCGCCGAACAGGCGCTGAGCACTCGCGCCGTCGAGCAGACCCGGGGCCTGGCGGCCGTCTATGACGGCAAGCTGATCAACGCCCTCTATATGAGCACCTGCGGCGGCGCCACCGAGAACGTCGAGGCCATGTTCGAGGGCGGGCCGATGCCCTACCTGAAGAGCACCCCATGCATCCAGAACGATGAAGAGGGGTGGACGATCAAGACGCCGACGGTGTTCCCGGCGCTTATCGTCGACAACGCCGATGTCTCGGCCTCCGTCGCGGCCCTGACCTCCCTCGGCGTCTTGGGATGGGAGATGGATGCGGGATGGTGGAAGGCACCGGCCACGACCGTGGAAGCCTGGGGCTGGATGACGAAGGCCGCCGCCCTGCTGGGGAAAAAGCCCGGCCGAGCCCCGTCCGAGTCGGCCTCCCTGGACTTCCCAATGCTGGCCGCCCAGCTCGTTACGGCCTTCGATTGGAACGATCGGGTCGACAACCTGACCGTGCCAGGCGAAGCCGACCGGGCCCTGCAGTCTGTGCCGAACCTGACGGCCAAGGAGCGGTCCGCCCTGGCTTATTTCCTTTCCGCCGGCTTGGCCTCCGTTTCCGAACGCTGGACCGACCGCGGCCGCGGCGTCAGCCGGGCCCAAGCGGCGTATCTCATCCACAAGGTCCTGGCGACTTATAAGGACTTCTATCGGCAGGGGTCGGTGCACGAAATGCGCGCGAACACTCTCGTTCTGCATACGGACGGGGGAGACAAGAGCCTCGAGGTTGTGCCGGGAGCCGTTCTCTTCCGCGAAACGGGCGGGGCTGTCTCCGCCGTCTCCAGCCTCGACCTGCTGGCCGGTGATATCGTCCGCTGGATCGAGACGGACGGGAAGATCCGGCTGCTTCAGATCGTGCAGGCGCCGTCTTCGGCGGTCCTCGACGCGACGTCGCCGTTCCACCGCTGGCAGGTCCGGTTGACGCGCCAGGAGCTCCAGGAGCGGGTCAATCTGTTCTATCCGGTCGGGCGGCTGATCGATCTGCTGCCCCTCAAGCGCGGCGAATCCAAGCGGATCGTGGAGCTGTCCCTCGTGGGCCAGGAAAGCCAGATCAAGATCCGGGGGCTTCGCATCCGCCAGGTGCTCAACCTGCGCGACAATCTGTTCGTCATCGATCGCGAGTACGGCCCCGACGGATCGATCTCGCATTTTGTCTTCAGCGGCAAAGGCTGGGGCCACGGTGTGGGCCTCTGCCAAATCGGCGCCTTCCGCATGGCCCAGAAGGGCTCCTCTTGCGAAGACATCCTGGGCAAGTACTATCGGGGCATCTCCCTGCGGACGATGTACTGA
- a CDS encoding iron ABC transporter permease has protein sequence MRDRTKALRIFIYLLPLGLFVASFYMGPFRISLSDLFKTLLSPLVPAWKSSLPAAYAGIVFGIRLPRILLALSVGAALSVSGASLQALFKNPLVNEYILGISSGAGFGAALSLVFLPLFPPQLLAFIFAVVAVLLVLGIASRSESPTVSLLLTGVIISAFFTALLSLVEFFADPYSLQALFYWLMGNLSLPGWPQLFVSLPLILAGMLILILMRWRLNVLSMGDDEASSLGVDIRREKLLVVFLATLITAAATSVAGIIGWIGLIVPHLVRMMVGVENRRVVPLSAALGASFLLVADDVTRSLASFEVPVGIFTSIIGIPLFILLLRRSSKVWL, from the coding sequence ATGCGCGATAGGACCAAAGCGCTCCGGATATTCATCTACCTTCTCCCTCTCGGCCTCTTCGTCGCCTCCTTTTACATGGGGCCCTTCAGGATCTCTCTGTCCGATCTCTTCAAAACCCTCCTCTCGCCGCTTGTCCCGGCCTGGAAATCCTCCCTACCGGCCGCTTATGCCGGCATCGTCTTCGGCATCCGCCTGCCGAGGATTCTATTGGCCCTCTCCGTGGGGGCGGCCCTGTCCGTCTCCGGCGCCTCGCTGCAGGCCCTCTTCAAAAATCCCCTGGTCAACGAGTATATCCTCGGCATCTCCTCCGGGGCCGGCTTCGGAGCGGCGCTGTCGCTCGTCTTTCTGCCCCTTTTCCCGCCCCAGCTTCTGGCCTTCATCTTCGCCGTCGTCGCCGTCCTGCTCGTCTTGGGCATCGCTTCGCGCTCGGAATCGCCGACGGTCTCCCTCCTCTTGACCGGAGTCATCATCTCGGCTTTCTTCACCGCGCTTCTTTCTCTGGTCGAGTTTTTCGCCGACCCTTATTCTCTCCAAGCCCTGTTCTATTGGTTGATGGGAAACCTTTCGCTGCCCGGCTGGCCGCAGCTTTTCGTCTCCCTGCCGCTCATCCTGGCCGGGATGCTGATCCTGATCCTCATGCGCTGGCGGCTCAACGTCCTCTCGATGGGCGACGACGAAGCCAGCTCGCTGGGTGTCGACATCCGGAGAGAAAAGCTCCTGGTCGTTTTCCTAGCCACCCTGATCACCGCCGCCGCCACCTCGGTGGCCGGGATCATCGGCTGGATCGGCTTGATCGTGCCGCATCTCGTCCGGATGATGGTCGGGGTCGAGAACCGCCGCGTCGTGCCGCTCTCGGCCGCCCTGGGCGCAAGCTTCCTCCTTGTCGCCGACGACGTCACCCGCAGCCTGGCTTCGTTCGAAGTCCCGGTCGGCATCTTCACCAGCATCATCGGCATCCCCCTGTTCATCCTTCTCCTGCGCCGCTCATCCAAGGTGTGGCTGTGA
- the acsA gene encoding acetate--CoA ligase — translation MSNIGSYDERYADFSWKIAEKELDYTPGGVVNIGWHCSDRICLQGHGDKPALLWEGLGGAEKRFTYNDIRLAGNTIGQFLRGLGIAAGDRVCLFMDKVPELYFGVLGILKIGAIGQPLFSAFGDESLYVRLENAQTKAVITQRKHAPKIRKILDKLPFLEHIIIVDHDGKAPLQAKEIAFHLDKTVPVEHLDIHPTLAESPSLLHYTSGTTGQPKGVKHVHYSLISQYLTTKWVLDVRPDDVYWCTADPGWVTGTSYGIIGPWSLGVTQCVMDTGFSAEAWYKFIEKHKVTVWYSAPTAIRSLMKAGEEIIKKFDLRSLRLLASVGEPLNPEAVIWSERVFGRAFLDTYFQTETGSIMITNYPGMKIKPGSMGKPFPGIVSTVLDPKLYEPYPESGKIGLIGIKPGWPAMMRTYWNNEETYQKKFKNGWYMTGDRASLDKEGYFWFIGRDDDIINTGGHLVSPFEVESALIEHPAVAESAVVSKPDPINMEVVKAFVTLKAGFTASADLDLEIMNFIRKKLSPLAMPQEIEFTPSLPKTRSGKIMRRILKAKEWGEEIGDTSTLEDD, via the coding sequence ATGTCCAATATCGGCTCCTACGATGAACGGTATGCGGATTTCTCCTGGAAGATCGCGGAAAAAGAGCTGGATTACACGCCCGGCGGCGTTGTCAACATCGGTTGGCACTGCTCCGACCGCATCTGCCTGCAGGGCCACGGCGACAAGCCCGCGCTCCTTTGGGAGGGACTGGGCGGAGCCGAGAAACGATTTACTTACAACGACATCCGTTTGGCCGGCAACACCATCGGCCAATTCCTGCGCGGGCTCGGCATCGCCGCCGGCGATCGCGTCTGCCTGTTCATGGACAAGGTGCCCGAGCTCTACTTCGGAGTCCTGGGCATCCTCAAGATCGGCGCCATCGGCCAGCCTCTTTTTTCGGCCTTCGGCGACGAATCGCTCTATGTGCGGCTTGAAAACGCCCAAACCAAAGCCGTCATCACCCAGCGCAAGCACGCCCCCAAGATCCGCAAGATCCTGGACAAGCTCCCCTTTCTTGAGCACATCATCATCGTCGATCACGACGGCAAGGCGCCTCTCCAGGCCAAGGAAATCGCTTTCCATCTGGACAAGACCGTCCCTGTCGAACACCTCGATATCCATCCCACCCTGGCCGAATCGCCGTCGCTTCTCCACTATACTTCGGGGACGACGGGGCAGCCCAAGGGCGTCAAGCATGTCCACTATTCCCTGATCTCCCAATACCTGACGACCAAATGGGTCCTGGATGTCCGCCCCGACGACGTCTATTGGTGCACCGCCGACCCCGGGTGGGTCACCGGCACCTCCTACGGCATCATCGGCCCCTGGAGCCTGGGCGTGACCCAGTGCGTCATGGACACGGGATTTTCGGCCGAAGCCTGGTACAAGTTCATCGAAAAGCACAAGGTCACGGTCTGGTATTCGGCCCCGACCGCCATCCGCTCGCTGATGAAAGCGGGCGAGGAGATCATCAAAAAGTTCGATCTGCGAAGCCTCCGGCTCCTGGCCAGCGTCGGCGAGCCCCTCAACCCCGAGGCGGTCATTTGGTCCGAGCGCGTCTTCGGCCGGGCTTTTCTGGACACCTACTTTCAAACCGAGACCGGCTCGATCATGATCACCAACTATCCCGGGATGAAGATCAAGCCGGGCTCGATGGGCAAGCCCTTCCCCGGCATCGTCTCCACCGTCCTTGACCCCAAGCTCTACGAGCCGTACCCCGAATCGGGCAAGATCGGCCTGATCGGCATTAAGCCCGGCTGGCCGGCCATGATGCGGACCTACTGGAACAACGAGGAGACCTACCAGAAGAAGTTCAAGAACGGCTGGTACATGACCGGCGACCGGGCCAGCCTGGACAAGGAAGGCTATTTCTGGTTCATCGGCCGCGACGACGACATCATCAACACCGGCGGCCATCTGGTCAGCCCCTTCGAAGTCGAATCGGCCCTGATCGAGCACCCGGCCGTGGCCGAGTCCGCCGTCGTCAGCAAGCCCGATCCGATCAACATGGAAGTGGTCAAGGCCTTCGTCACCCTCAAGGCCGGGTTCACCGCCAGCGCCGATCTGGACCTGGAAATCATGAACTTCATCCGCAAGAAGCTCTCCCCCCTGGCCATGCCCCAGGAAATCGAGTTCACACCGTCGCTGCCCAAGACCCGCAGCGGCAAGATCATGCGCCGGATTCTCAAAGCCAAGGAATGGGGCGAGGAGATCGGCGATACCTCCACCCTGGAAGACGATTGA